TGTGGTTTCATCTTCTGCTTTTATCATATCTTTGTTTATGTGGGCTTACATGATCAGATCCCTGTCtatgtgaaaagaaaactaGTTTCATTGAACTAGTGCAAGATATCAGAATCATCTcaatgcttttttcatttttggggGGACTTGGAGAATCATTGAAATATTCATATTGTTTGTCGTCGATTTTTCTCATCTTTGAGCCCCtgattgaaataaatgaaacattTTGCAGGCAATTCTGAAGCCACCAAATGCCATTAGGGGCGGAATACCCATATGTTTTCCCCAGGTTTGTTATGCCTAAAAGGTTAAATGTGCCAAAAAGAGCCTAAGCCAGCATGGTTTGGTTCTCATTTAACCAAAATCCTGATGTTGCAGTTTGGGAATTTTGGAACATTAGAGCAGCATGGCTTTGCAAGGAACAGGATGTGGTCTATAGATGATTGCCCTTCACCATTGTCACCTGCAAATAACCAATCATCTGTTGACCTGATTCTGAAGTCTACAGATGAGGACTTGAAGACTTGGCCACGGAGGTACCAGAAACTTCTTTCTAGAAGATGTAGCTTTCTTATCATAGAAACCCTGCTAATTACTTTAATAATCTGTTGCAGCTTTCAGTTGCGACTTCGTATTTCACTGGGTCCTGGTAAGCTGACTTTGATTCCTCGAGTTCGCAATACAGACAGTAGACCCTTTTCCTTCACATTTGCAATTCGCAACTATCTGTCTGTTTCGGATATCAGGTTTGTCTTCTGACCTAgtttgatctctctctccccctctgacacacacacgcacatgtGCATGTATGTACAAATAAGAAGCATGTGCTCATTAGTAATTTAATACTGTACGTTCTTTTTCGGTTCTCAAACTGGTCAAACTGCTTGGTGAGTGCATCTACCTTCATTGAAACTGGGGCTGAAGTAGTTTTTTTTCTCGTtgtttttcattaatgttctgTACAATTTGTTTGGCAGTGAAGTTCGTGTGGAGGGTTTGGAGACTTTGGATTACTTTGACAACCTTAAACAAAGGCAAAGATTTACTGAGCAGACGGATGCTGTCACCTTTGATGGAGAGGTAGTTTCCAGTTTGGGATTGTGAGAAACATTTATAGTCTACTTTTCCACAGCTGGTGAAATGCAGAGTTGGGGTTGGCCTCATATGGTTCTTCAATGCATTGTAGTTCTAGAGATTATATTAATGTGTTGCTTTGTTTTTTGCTACTCTACTTGACATGCAATAGATGGGCATGGTTACTTTGTTCGTTTAACAGGTAGACAGAATCTACCTAAGCACCCCATCCAAGATTGCAACCATTGACCATGAGAAAAAGCGAACCTTTGTTTTGAGAAAAGATGGATTGCCTGATGCCGGTATTGGTTCTTTTCCTTTAGCTTTTGGATTCTATCTTGTGTTGTTTATTGATCCTCCCTCACCAAATTTGTGGTTTGTTACAGTTGTTTGGAATCCGTGGGATAAGAAGGCCAAGGCACTGCCTGACTTTGGTGATGAAGATTACAAGGTCATGCTATGTGTCGATTCAGCTGCTATTGAGAACCGGATAGTTCTTAAGCCTTGCGAGGAATGGAGAGGCTGTCAAGAGCTGTCGACAGTTCACTCCAGCTACTGTAGTGGTCAGCTGGATCCTTGGAAAGTTATTCATGGCTAACCTGGTTCCAGACACTTGAATGGATAACCTTATGTCATAGTGTTGAGTGTTACATAAATGCTTGTATCTTTACGTTTGTATTATTAATATCCACAGCATGGTGTTCGATATGCTTCTGCTCGTTGGTGTTCGCGTCTGAAATGGCTATCATGACTCATCGGAAGAAATACCAAAACTGACGGTTGATAGGCAAGAACAGGTTTCCCCACAATGTTGAGCATTGCTAATCCATTAATCCTTACTATAGATGTTTAATTTAGAGTAATGATCTCGAACTTTCTGTTCTTGCAAGGTGTCGCTGTTTCACTGATAATCCAAGAACAGTGACAATCGAAGGACACGAATAGCAAAAATTTCTCACGAGTTAATATTTGGTGTGGTAATTCAAAACCTATTGTTCACGCTGTTCTTTTGCACGGGTTTGGAAAATGAAGTTATCGttacaaaattttctaaatcacCTTGTTTCAATTTAGCTGAGAGAAGCCCAAGAAACTCTGTAACTTGTTCAGCTGAGCGGACACGAGCTTCAGCTGCAAAAGCATTGATTGCTTGTAAGAATTAGGAAAATATCTGAATTCTAAGAAGCATAAGGTAGATGGTCAGACTGGTAGGCTAGTAAAAGCTTGGGCATTAATTCGATTTCCGTGAGCTCTATTCTTAAGAAATGCAAATGGTAGTAGGTGCTACTCTTGAACGGAGTAACCATAAATTCACTAAGTCCCAAAACAAGCCTGAACGGTGGAGAGGGAGGATTGACCCATGAGCAGAACGGGTATCAATCCGACTCTTTCCTTGCCTGTAGGGTCTGGAGGTGCATTGAGGTCTCATGGAAGAACAATGCATTTTCAGCTTGGTGTTCTGTTCTACTCCATATAGCCCAGGAGCATCGTGTCCCAAAGAATCAAACTATGATGTGTGGTTTTTACGTGCACCAGCCTGACCGGCtatattatgcatatatattggGTACATAGAGCACAAAAAGAAAGCCATATTATGCGTTATATAGGATTAAGGAAGAATGATGTTTCTTATACCCCAAGAGCTCGCTGTTCATGCATACGAGGATGGttcttagaaaaaaaagaaaaaaaaaaacaaccaaacaCATAATAAACAAAATAGAGCAACTATTAGCTCGTAGGCTGGCTCTCATTCTTACGAAAAAGAAGCAAACATCGACATATTTTGAATTAGTCCAAAAGTACAAACATTCTCACCATTGCTCACTTGTTGTGAACCATACTTTGGCTTGAGTGGatcttttggaaaaaaacaggaaaacttGTCTATTTTATGATGAACATCTTGCTGTCATATGGTTTGCTAATTTCGCTGATTGGGCACAAAGATATATACTTTTGCATGCAAATTATGCAATCTAGCACATTTTTCTACTAAGTCAACAATAAAATCACGTCCATGAGTTCAGATTAAGGGGAAAAGCATGCAAATCTCATGCCTCAAAGAGTTGCTCCTCTTGTTTTTGAGTTGGCAAAAAATGGGCACTCttcaaattatttgtttcttgacatttggctTTCTGGCAAGCATGTTTACACTAACACACGTTAATTTTGCAACTAGTAACCAGTTATCTAGTGCAAtacatttgtttgattagtATGTATTCTGCTTGGATCCAATTTTGGATCATCGAGGCAACGAAATTATGCTGCATAGATCTGCTTAGGTCTTGGCAGATGTAAGTTCTTCTCGAGTCACAAATCTGTCCCTGTTAAATGAGGGCGAGATTCTactgttattttttttagaagacGATACCAACAGGAAAAAACTTTAAGCAATATAATGGCAGGATCGGAAGTTGATGAAGATTCTTCAACTTAAAATCATTCGCATTCCCTTCTCTGATCCCACCTGCTCCTTCCGTCGGCAGGAAGTTTATGATTATCGAATGGATTATTCAACCAGTTTCATGGCAGAGGGATCTCCCTCCTAGTCTTCTCCCAAAGTTGACATTTTATCATAAATTTTAGGTTCGATGGATCTTTGAACTGTGTTAAGCATTGAAATTTATGGTGAAAACGAGCTCTCGGTTGAGAATTTCCGTGAAGTAAATGAGATAATGGAGTTACTGCTTATTTAATTTTATGTACTCCCCGAAGTGATGATGGTTGTTGGATTGTCAGCCTTTGTGtctgatatttatttaatgATTCCTTGATGTCTATTTAGTGAACAAGATGAGTCTCTGCATTGCTTTAATAAAACTCCATTGATGATAAGATTCCTTTCATGGCCACTGGTCTTATTGGACGAAAGAGCTTGTGGCAGAGAGCAGGTGGAATTATTCCAAGTTTCTGATCTAGCATGACTccatcttaaatccatggttctaGCAAATTGCAGAACCATCAATATTTAACCAGAGGAAGGGCAGAGAGATCTGACATCCATGAACTAAAGTTGGAAGGATTACAAATCCCTGCTCTAATGTCTGAATCTTCAGACAAAAGAACTAATGATGCTGCAGAGCTATTGTCATCTTATGACTACCTGAATGAATTAActttatgaaaaaaagagaaaaaataaatatataatgcTGATAATTCTTTGGTAAATACTTTCTCAACTTATGTCAAATTTTTACTATCATCCAATAGTTAGACATGCACATGAGAGCGGCGAGATTTCCTCTTATTTATTCTGAAACCTGCATTTGTGAATCgattaataatattttaaaaatattttttaaaataaagtgaacataaaaaataaataaatattaaaaaaccaGTAATGCGATTTGGGTTGGCGGATTCGAACCAATTATTCATGTAAAACGCCAATAAAGTGAGGTGAAGAACAGGTGGCACGTGTTTGGTTTGTTGCTCAAGTAATCGCGGGTACATGTGAGAAGAGGCCTTGCCTTTTTTATATGCGACCCTTTTACCTCAGACTTGTTTATTTATTCAGCCAATCGCATGACACGTTTGTTTATTTTGCGATTTTTTTCCCCTCCTTTCCCTTCGAATTTCTTTTATCCCTTTAGTGTGGTAAACTTTCTCTCTCAAGGGGGTACATATCCATCGTTTTGTTGTCGGCAGGGCGTGTTTGGTCGACACCCTtatcatatattaaaaaaccgattatttgaaaaaataaattgttaattatttttaaaatattggtttgtgtgtttggatgatactaccaaaacttgtttttttgggTAAATAAGATAGGAGACCTAGTTATTAAATTTCTTtcccaaaaccaagttttttcaaaaatgattttttaaaaaactcaatTTCGTATCATCCTAACACTCCAAATTAAATGTAAGACGTTCTTTTGCCTTTAAAAAGTTGATTTGGGGGGATAGGAAGAATATGTTTATTCTTAAAGATATGTTCTTAAAATACTTGTTTCAAAAACACCATGATCTAGCGtttgttttttggatttaaggactatatatatatatatatatatatatatatatatatatatatacattgcaGGAACATGTACTCCAACAAGacaatattcttcttcttctcaacATGCACAGGTTTAATTCAAGATGTGAGAATTCTTCTAATGATTGTGACACCATGATAACTGTGTTTATCTAACTCCTTGTTACAACGCTAATCCAATGAAGATATGTAAGTACTGTTAGAATTCAAGATCTAGTTTTGAAACAACCCCACCTAACTAGTACTAGGGGAAAGCACACTGCGTTTTTCTAGATTATAGTAGAAGTACTAAAATATTTCTAAAAGATCCCATATTCTTTTCATGGTAGTTTGTACTTTTaccaaatttttcatattcattgtttgattttaaattttgaagtttggtAGCTGGTCGAGTTAGGGGCCTGTATAATGACAGGtttctagttcgattcccgtggaTGCTATATTCTTGTGTCTTAAGGTGGGAGGGCGCGACAtacaagttgaagggtgcactgTTGTTATCGTTGataccgacgcagctcaggaccccagAAACAGGGGAACGGGAGGGGGCCTTCAGGTCTTTTTTCGGGCAGTATGATTATTACCTCTCACTCacccaaaaattttaaaatttcatccTCTTGTTTCCAAATGTTCATATAGACACGTACTTTCTGTCTAGCAACATTAAGGTCGCCTAAAGACATAAGCtcattaattaaataaaaaattagttcCACGGCCAACGGAAAACGGGGTACTCTTGTATACCAGACTAGATGAGAATCATATGGGTCGTCAATTTTAAGGATACCAGATTaagttgaaatatatatatatatatatatatatatatattgaaaatacagcttagtttctatcttttttatTAAACTTAATCTCTACCATCTAATCTTCTTAACGGAGAGTGCATTGTCAACAATGCCATGATATATAAGATGACCGACGAGTTGTTACATTACTCGAGAGAGCTTTTTCTAAAAGCTAAGAGTTCGATCCTTGACTTTTGGAGCGACagaaaaacttttctttgtcaGTATATATAGAATTTTATAAGCAAAGAGTTCGATCATTGTGTGTTTAACTCCTCAACAAGATCCTAGTTCCACAatagaaaaaagatattttttaagttcattATTAAGATTCCAGCCCAGAGATCAACATTATTTAGATAGTTCTGTGGAAAGCTCCGTAATTTAAGTTTTGCATATTATCTTTCTGGTATTGTTCGATCGCGTGTAACCATGTTAATCACACTCTTAAAGCAAAACTTTTTTCCAAAAGTTAAATTTAATAGATCATGTAATCCAACTTAACTCTTTTTAACTTTAGGCCTCCTTTGATTTACAGGAAAAAGACTGTGCATCGTGAAAATTTTACCTGTTCGTATGGTTTTCTCCTGCTTTATCAAACACAGGAAATTTTACCCTgtgtttttcattgaatttggaaaaaattttgCTGCAAAAAGTCGGacctaattttttcttaaaaattttacccTCCCGTGCATCAAAAATTACCTTAAAGAcaaataatttgtaaaaaaaaagtggacGATGGATTTTGAATCCGAGTTTCCAGCATTTGCTGTCATAGTGGTGGCAAAGCAAGAATAAAGGGCCGTTTAATTACTGTATATTTGAAATTTACGAATGTTGATGTGGATATCATGCGGCATGCTTTTTGCTGACCCACCAtaaaattcatggttcatcaaattaaAGATTCTGAAGATCCTTATTAAACTTCTTTGTATTGaaaaaacattggatttaagttgGGAGGAGGGAgagtctgattttaaatccaaagcTCTCAAATCCTGGAATATAaagtccatagtcacaaaaaatgcattatttttgaaaaaaatgtgaaaaattaccagaaaatgaaatgctgtttaaaactaaaaaaaacaagtttttttttttaaaaaacatggaaaatgaaaaaacgaattttttgttttttttcattttttattaccaaacaattattgtttattttttatttgttgaagaTCTACtcatcttttgatgtttgtgttattgttttctcatttattttttttattttaatttttttcaaaataaaaatttttctcttttttttcaagccCACGGTATTATACCCTAAAAAAACCTGACTATCTAAAACTTAGGCCTAAAACTTAGGCCAATACATATTAGCAACAGGATGCACATTGGCAGTCCCccttcatattaaaaaaaaaaaatcaaaaaagttgtatgtaaattttaacaattttagtttaacagatataaaaattttgaaaaaatctattttgattcttgttaaaattttgaaactatagtttgaccacaaaaaaaaaatcggcaTCCTGACGACTCGATTCAAAGCATTAAATTGAAGACGAAAGCATAATTTAAGAAGCAAATGCAGAAACATATTGGCGAAGAAAGTGGTGGTGAGACATGTACAGTGCTGCCCAATTAAAAGCGACGCGTTTGTTTGGTGAAGTGTCACGGAAGTGGGGAAAATTAAATGAAGCAATTTTCAGTCGTTTTCCAAACATATCTCTACTGACGTTTACGCTCGCGTCGGATCTAAAAATGTGAAACGCAATCCCAAATTGAAACGGAGAAGCgattttaaatttaaacattCAGTAAATGCGCCAATGACCTAACTGCATTTTCTTTCGAGCTGTCATTTCATAGCTTATAAGCAACCAATATTATATGCACAAActtagagagaaaaagaaaaggtgagcTTTGATGGTATATGTTCCTCAAAAAGTGGTAGTTCCACCAaatattatgtctttctttcATACATCAATAACATTTAGGTTTCGTTTGATGGTAGGTAAAATTTGGAATGGTAAATTTATCATGCAAAAAAAGTCCATCGTAAAAAGTCGGACATTCCGAGGTTTGATTTTTTGGAAGGACAAAATTACCTTGATCCATCTAATTCGACAGGATAATTTTCCTTGcgtttgatttgaaaatgaaaagccaTATAAAAATGACAAGTTTCCCTCAAAATCGTTAT
This window of the Nymphaea colorata isolate Beijing-Zhang1983 chromosome 2, ASM883128v2, whole genome shotgun sequence genome carries:
- the LOC116247322 gene encoding putative glucose-6-phosphate 1-epimerase isoform X2, translating into MPPNIIRGVDGLPKVILTEPGGSSAEVLLFGGQVISWKNDRREELLFMSSKAILKPPNAIRGGIPICFPQFGNFGTLEQHGFARNRMWSIDDCPSPLSPANNQSSVDLILKSTDEDLKTWPRSFQLRLRISLGPGKLTLIPRVRNTDSRPFSFTFAIRNYLSVSDISEVRVEGLETLDYFDNLKQRQRFTEQTDAVTFDGEVDRIYLSTPSKIATIDHEKKRTFVLRKDGLPDAVVWNPWDKKAKALPDFGDEDYKVMLCVDSAAIENRIVLKPCEEWRGCQELSTVHSSYCSGQLDPWKVIHG
- the LOC116247322 gene encoding putative glucose-6-phosphate 1-epimerase isoform X1, whose product is MPPNIIRGVDGLPKVILTEPGGSSAEVLLFGGQVISWKNDRREELLFMSSKAILKPPNAIRGGIPICFPQFGNFGTLEQHGFARNRMWSIDDCPSPLSPANNQSSVDLILKSTDEDLKTWPRRYQKLLSRRCSFLIIETLLITLIICCSFQLRLRISLGPGKLTLIPRVRNTDSRPFSFTFAIRNYLSVSDISEVRVEGLETLDYFDNLKQRQRFTEQTDAVTFDGEVDRIYLSTPSKIATIDHEKKRTFVLRKDGLPDAVVWNPWDKKAKALPDFGDEDYKVMLCVDSAAIENRIVLKPCEEWRGCQELSTVHSSYCSGQLDPWKVIHG